The Fibrobacter sp. UWEL DNA window TATGTGACCGTAGTGAATACCATAATCCGCCGCAAAAATAGATATAAAACCAATTTTAATAATGCGGAGCCTCTCCTAAATTAAGGGTGTAATCGGGATTTTATCCGCAGAAATGTTTCTTTTTTATTACGTTTTGGATGGGTTTTTGCGGAAAACAAGGTACTGTTCAGGATAGAGGTTTTATCTAGTGTCCGTGTTTTTGATTGTATTTGTTGCTGCATCCCTGATTTTAGGGCTTATGGATGTTGTCATTTCCATAATGGCCATCCGCAAGGGCGGGTTCCTCGGTAAAAAGCTTGCCTTTACCAGCTTTGGCTGTGGTTATCTGGTATTTGTCTATCTCCTCCGCATTTGCGTTTCCCACGAAACCTTATTCTCCTGGCTTACCAGCGCCTACTATATAGGCATGGACGTGATGCTTCTGTTCATGACGTGCTTTGTGGCGAACCTGGTGGAACTGAAAAAATCGACGGTTTATCGTGCTGCGGCTTTTGCTCTCATTGCCCTTGCCGCCATTGATTCCGTAGGTTTTTTAATAAATCCTTTCTTGGAAATCTGGACGGGTTTTGTTCCTAGCCCATTGTACAACAAGTTCCGTCTGGTCATTCACGCCCCGTTCTATTATCATGTGGTTTTCAGCAGCTCCCTGGTGGTGCTGTCCCTGATACTTCTCGTACGTAAGTGGTCCATCGTTTCTGATGGTTTCAAGCGCAGGTACGGTTATGTGGCGGCGTCCATCTTTGCGGTCATCCTCCTGAATCTTGCCACCTTCATTTTCCCGGATTTTTTCGGCGGACAGAGAATGGATTACTCCGCCCTCGCCTGTAGCTTTGCGGCCATTGTATTTTACTGGTCCACCTGCATATTCACTCCCGTGAGCTTCATGTACGATCACAGTGTTCCTCTGGAAAAACGTATGAATCTCATGTTCATGATTACGGGAATTATCGGGTCCCTCCTGGGCTTGCTGATTTGTCTTGCGGCCTCCGTAGACTATGTGGGAATTCTAACGGTAGGTGGTGTTATCATTGGCATGATTGGCGCTTCCTTTGTGGCAAGACGGAATGGCCACGAAGAACTGGGCCTCTGGATTTTGGTGGCGGGTATCCTGATTGCCATGCCTACCATTTGGCTCTTTTCCGGTGGCATTCACAGTGGCGTAAATATCTGGTTTGTCTACGAGTTCTTCTATATCGCCTTTGCCCTGAAGGGCCGTAGAATGCTGATTGCCATGGGGGCTGCGTCCCTGCTGGACGGGGCTTGCTATATCTTTGGTTATTACTGCCCGCAGCATGTCTACACCTTTACCAATCTCCTGGACTCCTACATCAGTACTATGGGATCTGCCTTTGTGGTGGGACTTACCGTGGTGGTGACGGTCGTGTATCAAAAGAACATTTATTACGATGAACAAAATGCTCTGGAAAAGTCTTACAGGGAACAGAAAAAGCTTCAGCGTGAGGCGGAAATCGCCAACAAGGCCAAGGGTGATTTTCTTGCCAACATGAGCCACGAAATCCGTACTCCCATCAATGCCATTCTGGGTCTGGACGAGATGATTCTTCGTGGGGCATCTGCCGAAGAAACTGCAGAATACGCCCGCAACATCAAGCAGGCCGGCAATATGCTATTGTCCCTCGTTAACGATGTGCTGGACTTCTCCAAAATTGAAAACGGCAAGATGGATATTATTCCTGCGGACTATAAGCCCTCTTCCATGATTAACGACCTGGTCACCATGTTTAATCCCCGTGTGGTGGAAAAAGGCCTGGAATTAAAAACGGACATCATGGAAAATGTGCCTTCCGTATTGCGGGGCGATGACGTCCGTATTCGTCAGATTATCTCCAACCTTCTGTCCAATGCCATCAAGTATACCCACAAGGGCTCCGTCACCCTGACGGTAAGGAGCGAGGTAGAAGGCCCGAAGTGCATTCTTTACGTGTCCGTCAAGGATACGGGTATTGGCGTTCGGGAAGAAGACCGCCAGCGTCTGTTTGAATCTTTCCGCCGTGTGGATGAGTCCCGCAACCGCAGTATTCAGGGCACCGGGCTTGGTCTATCCATTACCCTCAGGCTATTGGAACTGATGGGCTCCTCCCTGGAACTGGAAAGCAACTACGGGGAAGGTTCTGACTTTAGCTTCCGTCTGGTTCAGGACGTGGTGGACGCGACTCCCATAGGAAACCTCCAGAAACAGCTGGAAGGCAAGGAAAAGCAGGCGGACGTGTACCGCGAAAGTTTCGAGGCGCCCCAGGCTAGAATCCTGGTGGTGGATGACAACAAGATGAACCTCATGGTGGTGAAGGGCCTGCTGAAGCATTCCAGAATGCAGATCGACACCGTTATGAGTGGCCAGGAATGTCTGAACAAGGTGGAAACCAACCGCTACGACATCATCTTTATGGATCACATGATGCCGGAAATGGATGGCATGGAAACCGTAAGACGCCTCCATGAAATGACCGAAAATAAGTCCGCCACCGCAAGAATTGTTGCCCTAACCGCCAATGCCGTGGTGGGAGCCAAGGAAATGTACCTGGCTGCCGGTTTTGACGACATTCTGGCAAAACCCATACGTGGGGCCCAGTTGGAAAAGATGATTTTGCATTATCTGCCCCCCGAACTGGTCTATAAAAAGGTCCAGCAATCGTTGACCTAAAGTTCACGTTTTACTAAATTTGCGCTACTTTGAGAATCGATATTGCACAAACACTTTCTGAACCCGAAGACCGCCAGGTGGTCTGGTCCCATGCCGATGCCCCTGAACTCTTCGACGAACTGCACCTAAAGGGCGATCTGGTAGCTCAGGTGCTGGTTAGCCCCGAAGGCGACAACAAGTGGCTTGTGACTGGTACGATCTCCGGCGTGCAGACGCTAACCTGCTCCCGCTCTCTGGAACCGTTTGACCGACCCTTCTCCACTGAAATCGTGGTCGAAGTTGAACGAATTCAGATTGCAAAACAGGAACTTGACGAGGAAGACGTTGACGTCTATGCCTACAAGATCCCCCAGGGGCAGTACTTCGTAGATGTTTCCGAGTGCGTTCGTGAGCTTATTTTGCTTCAGGAACCCCAAGCACCCGTGAAAAATCCTGACGAAGATTTTATCTTTGTAACAAACAACAATCCGGCAGAGGATGAAGCTGGCGAAAAGCCGACGGATCCCCGCTGGGACAAACTCAAGGCCCTCAAAGACAAAATGTCCAAGGGCAACTAGAATAACAGGAGTTAAAAATGGCTGTACCTAAAAGAAAAACTTCCACCGCTCGTCGTGACAAGCGTCGTACCCACTGGAAGATGGAAGTGCCCGCTATGGCTACTTGCGATCATTGCGGTTCCGTGAAGCGTCCGCATCGCGTTTGCCCGGTTTGCGGTTTCTACAATGGTGTAGAAGTTGTCGACATGAAGGCAGAAGCCTAATTTTTAGACTATATTAAGGTAAGCTCTGGTGTACCCGGAGCTTACCTTTTTTGTTTGATAAGACCCTCGTGGTCAAAAGTTTTGTTGTATAAGGAAGTCTACCATGGTTAAAGTAGCTTTGGATGCTCTGGGTGGCGATTTTGCTCCCGACGTTGTGATCGATGGCGCTATTAACGCTGCCAACAAGGATGCCGATCTGCACATCGTTTTGTGCGGACCTGAGGCCGAGGTCAAGGCTGGTCTCGCCAAGCGCGGTTATACCGGTACCGGTATTTCCGTGGTCGATGCACCGGAGCCGGTTGCCATGGATGAACATCCTGTCATGGTCCTCAAGAAGAAGCCCAACTCTGGTCTGGTCACTTGCGTTGCCCTCCAGAAGAAGGGTCTGGTAGACGCATCCGTCAGTGCTGGTAACTCCGGCGCCATGATGGCTAGCTGCCTTATGCTCTTGGGTAAGACTACAGACAAATTCGCTCGTCCGCCTATCGGTTGCGTGATTCCCACCGCCGAAAAGCCCATCGTTCTCGTGGACGCTGGTGCTAACGTTGACGAACGCGCTTCCGTTCTGGTTGACTTCGCCATCGCTGGTTCTGCATTTGCTGAAACCTACTTCGGTCGCGAAAAGCCGAAGGTTGGCTTGGTGAACATGGGCGAAGAAGAACACAAGGGCCCCGCAGTTCTCCAGGAAACCTATCAGCTCCTCAAGAACGCTCCCGTGAACTTCATCGGTAACATCGAAGGTGAAGACCTGATCATGTCCAAGGCCGACGTGGCTGTGACCTCCGGCTTTACCGGTAACGTCATCCTCAAGATGATCGAAGGCTTCTACGAAATGCACCACAAGATGTTCGGTTCCATCGATACCGAAGCTGGTCGCAACTTCGATAACATGTGGGACTACCGCATGACCGGTGGCGCTCTGCTCCTGGGCCTCAATGGTACTGGCATTATCGCTCACGGCCGTTCCGACGCTCTGGCTATCGAAAAGGCTGTGGAAGTTGCCGCTAAGTATGCTCGCCTCGGTGTGGCTAAGAACGTGAACGCACGTCTCGCCGAAATCAAGGACGAAGCCGCCGAAGCTCCCGCTCAGGCATAAAAACTTTTTTGTCATCCCCGGCTTGACCGGGGATCTAGCAATTCGAGTTTGCAAAAGACAGGACCAAAATCCTGTCTTTTTTCATGTCCCTTCAAAATTCCGGACCGTGCTATCTTGTTGATTCTCAATAAGTTACGTTTGTCCTTCGGTGTAAGTCTTTCGTTATCTTTTTGTAAGTAGGTTTTTACCCTTTGGTCTTTTAAGTCCGCTAATATTTTTGTAAGTTTGTACCGATTAAAAACGAACAATTGTTTACACTAAGGAATAACAATGTCCAAGACTATTCTTCTCTTCCCTGGCCAGGGCGCACAGTACGTCGGTATGGGCCAGACCCTCGCTTCTACTTTTGAACCTGCTAAGAAGATCATGCAGGAAGCAGACGAAATCCTCGGCTTCTCTCTGTCCAAGCTGATGGCTGAAGGTCCGGAAGATGTCCTCAAGAGCACTGACAATACTCAGCCCGCTCTCTTCACCGTGTCCGCAATGGTCATGGAAATCCTCAAGGCAGAAGGCTTTGAATTTGATTACGTGGCAGGTCACTCCCTGGGTGAATACTCTGCTATCTACGCTGCCGGCGGATTCAGCTTCGCCGACGGTCTCCGCCTGGTTCGCACTCGTGGCGAACTGATGGCTTCCGCTGGTTCCAAGAACCCGGGTGCCATGGCCGCTATCATGGGCCAGGAAGAAAACAAAATTCTGGAACTTTGCGAAGCC harbors:
- a CDS encoding ATP-binding protein, which codes for MSVFLIVFVAASLILGLMDVVISIMAIRKGGFLGKKLAFTSFGCGYLVFVYLLRICVSHETLFSWLTSAYYIGMDVMLLFMTCFVANLVELKKSTVYRAAAFALIALAAIDSVGFLINPFLEIWTGFVPSPLYNKFRLVIHAPFYYHVVFSSSLVVLSLILLVRKWSIVSDGFKRRYGYVAASIFAVILLNLATFIFPDFFGGQRMDYSALACSFAAIVFYWSTCIFTPVSFMYDHSVPLEKRMNLMFMITGIIGSLLGLLICLAASVDYVGILTVGGVIIGMIGASFVARRNGHEELGLWILVAGILIAMPTIWLFSGGIHSGVNIWFVYEFFYIAFALKGRRMLIAMGAASLLDGACYIFGYYCPQHVYTFTNLLDSYISTMGSAFVVGLTVVVTVVYQKNIYYDEQNALEKSYREQKKLQREAEIANKAKGDFLANMSHEIRTPINAILGLDEMILRGASAEETAEYARNIKQAGNMLLSLVNDVLDFSKIENGKMDIIPADYKPSSMINDLVTMFNPRVVEKGLELKTDIMENVPSVLRGDDVRIRQIISNLLSNAIKYTHKGSVTLTVRSEVEGPKCILYVSVKDTGIGVREEDRQRLFESFRRVDESRNRSIQGTGLGLSITLRLLELMGSSLELESNYGEGSDFSFRLVQDVVDATPIGNLQKQLEGKEKQADVYRESFEAPQARILVVDDNKMNLMVVKGLLKHSRMQIDTVMSGQECLNKVETNRYDIIFMDHMMPEMDGMETVRRLHEMTENKSATARIVALTANAVVGAKEMYLAAGFDDILAKPIRGAQLEKMILHYLPPELVYKKVQQSLT
- a CDS encoding DUF177 domain-containing protein, which encodes MRIDIAQTLSEPEDRQVVWSHADAPELFDELHLKGDLVAQVLVSPEGDNKWLVTGTISGVQTLTCSRSLEPFDRPFSTEIVVEVERIQIAKQELDEEDVDVYAYKIPQGQYFVDVSECVRELILLQEPQAPVKNPDEDFIFVTNNNPAEDEAGEKPTDPRWDKLKALKDKMSKGN
- the rpmF gene encoding 50S ribosomal protein L32, with translation MAVPKRKTSTARRDKRRTHWKMEVPAMATCDHCGSVKRPHRVCPVCGFYNGVEVVDMKAEA
- the plsX gene encoding phosphate acyltransferase PlsX, which encodes MVKVALDALGGDFAPDVVIDGAINAANKDADLHIVLCGPEAEVKAGLAKRGYTGTGISVVDAPEPVAMDEHPVMVLKKKPNSGLVTCVALQKKGLVDASVSAGNSGAMMASCLMLLGKTTDKFARPPIGCVIPTAEKPIVLVDAGANVDERASVLVDFAIAGSAFAETYFGREKPKVGLVNMGEEEHKGPAVLQETYQLLKNAPVNFIGNIEGEDLIMSKADVAVTSGFTGNVILKMIEGFYEMHHKMFGSIDTEAGRNFDNMWDYRMTGGALLLGLNGTGIIAHGRSDALAIEKAVEVAAKYARLGVAKNVNARLAEIKDEAAEAPAQA